The genome window CCAGGGGAAGGGCCGGGTTCGTTGGTCTTTATATTCCATTTGGTAAATCACTTCTCCATAATAATGGGGAGACAAGGCTTCTAAAATCTTTTCATTGGTTTCGTGGAAAATATATTGCAGATCGGAGGAATCAAAAATAAGTTGGCCACCGGGTTTTAGCAGTTCGTCTGCTTTTAGGAAAAAACGCCCCAGTTCGTAAATTTCACCGCAAATGCCAATTCCGTTCATCAACATCAGAATGCTATCAAATTGGCCGGGATAGGTGAAATCAAAAAAATCGGTCTGTTGTGCTTTTAAACCAAAATGCTGAAGCCAGGCTACCGCACCAGGTGAAATATCTATGCATTCGACATCTTTTCCTTTGCTGTGCAAATTTATACTGTGGCAGCCCGATGCAGCACCAACATCCAGGATTTTTCCCTCAGCAAGCTCCAAAGCCTTTTGTTCGAGCTTAGGCATTTCCTTATAATTCCTGAATAAATGTTTGCCGGTGATATAATCGGGATCGG of Chitinophagales bacterium contains these proteins:
- a CDS encoding class I SAM-dependent methyltransferase encodes the protein MLKFNGKDPIGKLIWDYQQGEKDARIEVYANLSDPDYITGKHLFRNYKEMPKLEQKALELAEGKILDVGAASGCHSINLHSKGKDVECIDISPGAVAWLQHFGLKAQQTDFFDFTYPGQFDSILMLMNGIGICGEIYELGRFFLKADELLKPGGQLIFDSSDLQYIFHETNEKILEALSPHYYGEVIYQMEYKDQRTRPFPWLFIDYQTMKEWAEAYGFKCEFIANGEHFDYLARLVKK